The following coding sequences lie in one Euhalothece natronophila Z-M001 genomic window:
- a CDS encoding RpnC/YadD family protein: protein MDSKVASEVREIDFFFTPDPEKKANLTALGFLGKLALTPAVIEPYRNPINAQEVRKCLKKLLDLEASLQRRYRREQTRFSEQELPTLWILSPTISDSVIEAFKAEPDLENWVEGFYFCGEGLRTVLVAIHQLPRTSDTLFLRIFGRGKVQMQAIEELQRLPETNPFRDRILELVANMVAILEVRQQEQQGLESEEREFLMQLSTIYTQRIQEAEQRGEKRGEQRGEQRGEQRGIAIAQQRLIRNLLSKGMTIEEIAELTELSPEEVTQLINQDQ, encoded by the coding sequence GTGGATTCTAAAGTAGCTTCCGAAGTTCGCGAAATTGATTTCTTTTTCACCCCTGATCCCGAAAAGAAAGCTAACTTAACCGCATTAGGTTTCTTGGGGAAATTAGCGTTAACCCCGGCGGTAATTGAACCCTATCGTAATCCCATTAATGCCCAAGAAGTGCGGAAGTGCTTGAAAAAATTACTAGATTTAGAAGCAAGCCTGCAACGGCGTTACCGAAGAGAACAAACCCGCTTCTCGGAACAAGAACTGCCCACTTTATGGATTCTATCGCCGACCATTTCTGATTCAGTGATTGAAGCTTTTAAAGCCGAACCTGACTTAGAAAACTGGGTAGAGGGCTTTTACTTTTGTGGGGAAGGATTGAGAACGGTTCTCGTTGCCATTCACCAACTCCCTCGCACTTCCGATACCTTATTCTTAAGGATATTTGGTCGCGGTAAAGTGCAAATGCAGGCGATTGAAGAATTACAGCGGCTGCCGGAAACCAACCCCTTTCGCGATAGGATTCTCGAACTTGTGGCGAATATGGTTGCTATCTTAGAAGTAAGACAGCAAGAGCAACAAGGTTTAGAAAGTGAAGAGAGGGAATTTCTCATGCAGTTATCAACGATTTATACCCAACGCATTCAAGAAGCTGAACAACGAGGTGAAAAACGTGGTGAACAACGTGGCGAACAACGTGGTGAACAGCGCGGCATCGCGATCGCGCAACAAAGATTGATCCGAAATCTCTTAAGTAAGGGAATGACAATTGAGGAGATTGCTGAACTCACTGAACTGTCCCCAGAAGAAGTAACTCAACTTATTAATCAAGATCAGTAG
- the argJ gene encoding bifunctional ornithine acetyltransferase/N-acetylglutamate synthase produces MTDYKTISGGVTAPNGFQAAGIVAGLKASHQPDLSLIYSESSAIAAGVFTTSQVRAACVDYCRQQLEKQASAQAILCNSGQANAATGQQGWDDAVETAQLLAQTLKIDPTSVLLASTGVIGQRMAMPEFRAGIPPLVEALSETGGNAAAQAILTTDLVTKTIALETTFDDRPVRIGGMAKGSGMIHPNMATMLAFVTCDAAVSTSLWQEMVQRAAQRSFNQITVDGDTSTNDCLLALANGQSRTPAITEPGEKAEKLEAMLTAVCQHLAKAIARDGEGATCLIEVEVTGAPDETAAQQVAKTIAGSSLVKSAIFGRDPNWGRIAAAAGRAGVPFEQENLQVKLGNFLLLKDGQPVEFDRAAASDYLQQAAKGTYLEADTVTITVDLGSGEGSGKAWGCDLSYDYVRINAEYTT; encoded by the coding sequence ATGACCGATTACAAAACCATTTCTGGGGGAGTCACCGCCCCTAATGGCTTCCAAGCAGCAGGAATTGTCGCAGGATTAAAGGCTTCTCACCAGCCTGATTTATCTCTAATTTATTCTGAAAGTAGCGCGATCGCGGCAGGAGTTTTTACCACCTCTCAAGTTCGCGCTGCCTGTGTAGATTATTGTCGCCAACAACTGGAAAAACAAGCCTCTGCCCAAGCCATTCTCTGTAATTCTGGACAAGCCAACGCCGCCACTGGGCAACAGGGGTGGGATGATGCCGTAGAAACCGCCCAATTATTAGCGCAAACCCTCAAAATTGACCCAACAAGCGTCCTTCTTGCCTCCACAGGGGTAATCGGTCAACGGATGGCAATGCCTGAATTTCGGGCAGGAATCCCCCCACTCGTAGAAGCCTTAAGCGAAACTGGGGGAAACGCCGCTGCCCAAGCAATCCTTACCACCGACTTAGTCACGAAAACCATCGCCCTAGAAACCACATTTGATGATCGTCCCGTGCGAATTGGGGGCATGGCAAAAGGATCAGGAATGATTCACCCCAATATGGCAACCATGTTAGCCTTTGTCACCTGTGATGCTGCGGTTTCCACCTCCCTTTGGCAAGAAATGGTACAACGGGCAGCCCAACGCAGTTTTAATCAAATTACCGTTGATGGAGATACCAGCACTAATGATTGTCTCCTTGCCCTAGCCAATGGTCAATCTCGCACCCCAGCCATTACTGAACCAGGGGAAAAAGCGGAAAAACTAGAAGCCATGTTAACTGCCGTTTGTCAACACCTTGCCAAAGCCATTGCTAGAGATGGAGAAGGAGCCACCTGTTTAATTGAGGTAGAAGTTACAGGCGCACCTGATGAAACCGCTGCCCAACAAGTGGCCAAAACCATCGCTGGCTCATCTCTGGTGAAGTCTGCCATTTTTGGGCGCGATCCTAATTGGGGACGTATTGCAGCAGCTGCTGGGCGTGCTGGTGTTCCTTTTGAACAAGAAAACTTGCAAGTTAAGTTAGGGAATTTCTTATTATTGAAGGATGGGCAGCCTGTTGAGTTTGATCGCGCGGCTGCCAGTGATTATTTGCAACAAGCCGCGAAAGGAACGTATTTAGAAGCAGATACTGTCACCATTACCGTTGATCTGGGCAGTGGCGAGGGGTCAGGAAAGGCTTGGGGTTGCGACCTCAGTTATGATTATGTGCGGATTAATGCCGAATATACGACTTAG
- the gatB gene encoding Asp-tRNA(Asn)/Glu-tRNA(Gln) amidotransferase subunit GatB, whose amino-acid sequence MTTAAPVKTQYEAVIGLETHCQLNTATKIFSPISTEFGATPNTNVSPICLGYPGVLPVLNQKVLESAVKTGLALNCQIAPYSKFDRKHYFYADLPKNYQISQYDLPIAEHGWLEIEIAEKPGSEPLRKRIGITRLHMEEDAGKLVHVGSDRLSGSTHSLVDFNRAGVPLLEIVSEPDIRTGKEAAEYAQELRRIIRYLGVSDGNMQEGSLRCDVNVSVRPVGSEEFGTKIEIKNMNSFSAIEKAIDYEIQRQVKALEEGEALTQETRLWEEGKQVTVSMRSKEGSSDYRYFPEPDLPPIKVSKAQLEQWQSELPELPAQKRHRYEEELGLSAYDTNVLTDDRAVAEYFESTIANNADPKQVANWVTQDIAAHLNENKLKITELPLTPEGLAELVNLIDEGTISGKIAKEILPELLTQGGSPKELVESKGLTQISDSSELEAIIDQVLADHPSEVEKYRGGKKKLQGFFVGQVMKRTSGRADPKLTNQILGQKLNQ is encoded by the coding sequence ATGACAACAGCAGCCCCAGTAAAAACCCAATATGAAGCGGTGATTGGTTTAGAAACCCATTGTCAACTCAATACCGCCACTAAGATTTTTAGCCCCATCTCCACTGAGTTTGGTGCAACTCCTAATACCAATGTCTCCCCCATTTGCTTAGGATATCCGGGGGTGTTACCTGTCTTAAATCAGAAAGTTTTAGAGTCGGCGGTAAAAACAGGATTAGCCCTGAATTGTCAAATTGCCCCCTACAGTAAATTTGACCGTAAACATTATTTCTATGCTGACCTACCGAAGAATTATCAAATCTCCCAGTATGATCTCCCCATCGCCGAACATGGCTGGCTAGAAATTGAAATTGCAGAAAAGCCGGGGAGTGAACCGCTACGGAAAAGAATTGGCATTACTCGCTTACACATGGAAGAAGATGCAGGAAAATTAGTTCATGTCGGCAGCGATCGCCTTTCAGGTTCCACTCACTCTTTAGTGGATTTTAATCGCGCTGGAGTGCCTTTATTAGAAATTGTCTCTGAACCAGATATTCGCACAGGGAAAGAAGCAGCAGAATATGCCCAAGAATTACGCCGTATTATTCGCTATTTAGGCGTTAGTGATGGCAATATGCAGGAAGGGTCTCTCCGTTGTGATGTTAATGTGTCGGTGCGTCCTGTGGGAAGTGAAGAGTTTGGCACGAAAATCGAGATTAAGAATATGAACTCGTTTAGTGCCATCGAAAAAGCGATTGATTATGAAATTCAACGGCAAGTTAAAGCGTTAGAAGAGGGAGAAGCCTTAACTCAAGAAACCCGTTTATGGGAAGAAGGAAAACAAGTTACGGTGAGTATGCGGAGTAAAGAAGGGTCTAGCGATTATCGCTATTTCCCAGAACCTGATCTTCCCCCAATTAAGGTGTCTAAAGCCCAATTAGAACAATGGCAATCAGAACTTCCCGAACTGCCAGCGCAAAAGCGTCACCGTTATGAGGAAGAGTTGGGGTTATCGGCTTATGATACCAACGTTTTAACTGACGATCGCGCTGTTGCCGAATACTTTGAAAGTACAATTGCTAATAATGCTGATCCCAAGCAAGTGGCAAATTGGGTAACCCAAGACATTGCCGCCCATCTCAATGAAAATAAACTGAAAATCACCGAACTGCCTCTCACCCCGGAAGGATTAGCGGAATTAGTAAACCTCATTGATGAAGGAACGATTAGTGGCAAAATTGCTAAAGAGATTCTTCCGGAATTGTTAACCCAAGGCGGTTCCCCGAAAGAATTAGTAGAAAGCAAAGGCTTAACCCAAATCTCCGATAGTAGCGAGTTAGAAGCAATTATTGATCAGGTACTTGCGGATCATCCCAGTGAAGTAGAAAAATATCGCGGCGGCAAAAAGAAACTACAAGGCTTCTTTGTCGGTCAAGTAATGAAACGTACCAGTGGACGGGCGGATCCTAAATTAACCAACCAAATTCTCGGGCAAAAGTTGAATCAGTGA
- a CDS encoding DUF3370 domain-containing protein has product MLFPLFLASNLLTSPTLISQDFPNTQQEVQPLPGELDQVPVFNSNSPELVQGEGILLSTFPEEDKSNPEAHLDFAFNGRFDIFAHHVAKPPNEEDLSTLYLGLLLHNPTDETVTVDILSGASYLSQPDAPFIELPSTVENPDGEVYAGPGSRVMDDILRGKRHWQFPSQIEIPPESNHLLLNAPIPVRPFDPPLNGRSTYLRLESDGEVYAASLAQYAPRTDQGRERSPSLSEWETLLTEGNLSTPRDRASTPPENTEDITYGRVAGVSEGSKWESTVDVDLNTVEEAVSYGLSTLVGGRLGTDQVQTAPLLVRYPDTAYAAHGNYGVEYEVSFNLNNESNEDRNISLALETPVKTDELSNGLEFLDSPSGQLFFRGTVRVTYTDEEEVEQTRYFHLAQHQGERGEPLLNLNIPPEAHRKVKVNLVYPPDATPPQVLTIKNEHE; this is encoded by the coding sequence ATGCTTTTTCCTTTATTTCTTGCCTCTAATCTTTTAACCAGTCCCACCTTAATCAGCCAAGACTTCCCAAACACTCAACAGGAAGTGCAACCGCTGCCGGGTGAACTAGACCAAGTCCCTGTTTTCAACAGTAATAGTCCTGAGTTAGTGCAAGGAGAAGGAATTTTACTTTCTACGTTTCCTGAAGAAGATAAAAGTAACCCAGAAGCCCATCTTGACTTTGCCTTTAATGGGCGATTTGATATATTTGCCCATCACGTTGCTAAACCGCCTAATGAAGAGGATTTAAGCACGCTTTATTTAGGACTTTTATTACATAATCCCACCGATGAAACGGTAACAGTAGATATTCTCTCGGGGGCAAGTTATCTCAGTCAACCCGATGCTCCTTTCATTGAACTTCCCTCTACTGTCGAAAATCCCGACGGAGAGGTTTACGCTGGGCCCGGGAGCCGAGTGATGGATGATATTTTAAGAGGAAAACGTCACTGGCAATTTCCATCTCAAATCGAAATTCCTCCAGAGAGTAACCATTTATTATTAAATGCTCCGATTCCCGTTCGTCCTTTTGACCCGCCTCTTAATGGTCGTTCTACCTACTTACGTTTAGAAAGTGATGGTGAGGTTTACGCTGCCAGTTTAGCGCAATATGCCCCCAGAACTGATCAGGGTAGAGAACGTTCCCCGAGCTTATCAGAATGGGAAACTCTACTAACAGAGGGAAATTTATCAACCCCACGAGATCGAGCATCTACTCCTCCTGAAAATACAGAGGATATTACTTATGGTCGCGTGGCAGGTGTTTCTGAAGGCTCAAAATGGGAAAGCACAGTTGATGTGGATCTCAATACTGTGGAAGAAGCCGTTTCTTATGGGTTAAGTACACTAGTAGGTGGGCGCTTAGGAACGGATCAAGTGCAAACAGCTCCCCTATTAGTGCGTTATCCTGACACGGCTTATGCCGCCCACGGTAATTACGGCGTAGAGTATGAGGTATCTTTTAATCTCAATAATGAAAGCAACGAAGACCGTAATATTTCCCTTGCCCTAGAAACGCCTGTAAAAACTGATGAACTGAGTAATGGTTTAGAATTTTTAGACTCTCCCTCAGGTCAGCTTTTCTTTCGGGGAACCGTGCGAGTTACTTATACAGATGAAGAGGAAGTGGAACAAACCCGTTATTTTCATTTAGCCCAACATCAAGGAGAAAGGGGAGAACCACTTTTAAATTTAAACATCCCTCCCGAAGCTCATCGTAAAGTTAAAGTTAACTTGGTTTATCCTCCCGATGCCACCCCCCCACAAGTGTTAACCATTAAAAATGAGCACGAATAA
- a CDS encoding MlaE family lipid ABC transporter permease subunit, protein MFLGGQILFHLKPHKIHRRNTLEQCAVVGPDSLLISLVTASFVGMVFTIQVAREFINFGAGNAVGGVLAIALTRELAPVLTAVVIAGRVGSAFAAEIGTMQVTEQIDALYVLKTDPIEFLVIPRMLACCAMLPILTILSLITGMAGGLLIATTVYDLSDTVFLNSAQNFLGLWDLVSALIKAVVFGALIAIIGCNWGLTTTGGAKGVGQSTTTAVVTALLAIFISNFLLSWIMFRGAGTAFQGF, encoded by the coding sequence GTAATACTTTGGAACAATGTGCTGTAGTTGGGCCAGATTCTTTATTAATTTCTCTGGTTACGGCGAGTTTTGTGGGCATGGTATTTACAATTCAAGTGGCAAGAGAGTTTATTAATTTTGGAGCAGGGAATGCTGTGGGAGGGGTTCTCGCGATCGCGCTCACTAGAGAATTAGCCCCAGTTTTAACCGCAGTGGTCATTGCAGGACGGGTGGGATCCGCATTCGCTGCTGAAATTGGCACGATGCAAGTCACTGAACAAATTGATGCTCTTTATGTTTTGAAAACAGATCCCATTGAATTTTTAGTCATTCCGAGGATGCTTGCTTGCTGTGCCATGTTACCTATTTTGACAATTTTATCGCTGATTACAGGCATGGCTGGCGGATTACTCATTGCCACAACAGTTTATGATCTCTCGGATACGGTCTTTTTAAATTCTGCCCAAAATTTTTTAGGACTATGGGATTTAGTCAGTGCTTTAATTAAAGCAGTGGTGTTTGGGGCATTAATTGCCATTATTGGCTGTAACTGGGGATTAACGACCACTGGAGGAGCAAAAGGCGTAGGACAATCGACCACAACGGCAGTAGTAACAGCATTACTGGCGATTTTTATTAGTAATTTCTTGCTGTCTTGGATTATGTTCCGAGGAGCAGGAACAGCATTTCAAGGGTTTTAA